One Desulfovibrio fairfieldensis genomic window carries:
- a CDS encoding PAAR domain-containing protein, whose translation MPPACRVGDKALCPADSHGKDCCPHTVTGPAVSGSPDVFIDGRPALRVGDPGVHSACCGPNTWKTAQGSPKVLINNIPVVRLGDATSHCGGSGNMVEGSPDVIIN comes from the coding sequence ATGCCCCCAGCCTGCCGCGTAGGCGACAAAGCCCTCTGCCCCGCCGACAGCCACGGCAAGGATTGCTGCCCGCACACCGTCACCGGACCGGCCGTCAGCGGTTCGCCGGACGTCTTCATTGACGGCAGGCCCGCCCTGCGCGTGGGCGATCCCGGCGTGCACAGCGCTTGCTGCGGTCCCAACACCTGGAAGACCGCGCAAGGCAGCCCCAAAGTGCTCATCAACAACATTCCGGTGGTGCGTCTCGGCGACGCAACCAGCCACTGCGGCGGTTCGGGCAATATGGTCGAAGGCAGCCCCGACGTCATTATCAATTAG
- the tssA gene encoding type VI secretion system protein TssA, with translation MVKHLVKAWKAVLPENGPCGEDVSFSPEFEALRNEVEKSTSLHATEGPDWDAVRNMATEILSTRSKDLWAMAYAIHATCQLDGLADCAETLACLNEFLGKYWDNLHPPAQRLQRRIAPLQWLQARLQHASGGTGFSVEKPEHVALLKAQLERLQKLLEARAGDLAPAFMGIFSNITVTPEAAAEREAETRAGEAAAARAQGASPVLHAALAGMDADGRVPPTVLPQLVRNVMDQARQLAGHFLSLDMRDERAYQLHRTALWSTLLHLPPADNAGLTQMPCGVPREKAQAYASAIENKQFENALPRLERSAAKTPYWLEGHYMVARCLEALKATAAHNCVKNALAQLLGRFPELLTYKFKDGEPFAPARIVPWLEALQQGQPSGQPQVPPPGRAPAAENGEEEARLQEAIALCIEEDFHAGLRHLGNVPAGRNRSTILHGLLQARYCLAAGKKSAAQRLLQALYGQLEQWDLLDWEPELSARIITLLLTAQTKPGGPETEEMSRRLHWLSLDTAVGVLQEA, from the coding sequence ATGGTAAAGCACCTTGTTAAAGCGTGGAAGGCGGTCCTGCCTGAAAACGGACCCTGTGGGGAAGACGTCAGTTTTTCCCCGGAGTTCGAGGCGTTGCGGAATGAAGTGGAAAAAAGCACTTCTCTCCACGCCACCGAAGGCCCGGACTGGGACGCCGTGCGCAACATGGCTACGGAAATCCTCTCCACGCGGAGCAAGGACCTCTGGGCCATGGCCTATGCCATCCACGCCACCTGCCAACTGGACGGCCTGGCCGACTGCGCCGAAACCCTGGCCTGTCTCAATGAATTTCTTGGTAAGTACTGGGACAACCTCCACCCCCCAGCCCAGCGCCTGCAGCGCCGCATAGCACCCTTGCAGTGGCTGCAGGCGCGTCTGCAACACGCCTCGGGCGGTACGGGCTTTTCCGTGGAAAAGCCGGAGCACGTCGCTCTGCTCAAAGCCCAGCTTGAGCGCCTGCAAAAGCTGCTGGAGGCCAGGGCGGGCGATCTTGCTCCCGCGTTCATGGGCATTTTCAGCAACATTACCGTCACGCCGGAGGCCGCTGCCGAACGCGAGGCGGAAACCAGAGCCGGAGAGGCGGCCGCTGCCAGGGCGCAGGGCGCCTCTCCGGTTCTCCACGCGGCCCTGGCCGGAATGGACGCGGACGGGCGCGTGCCGCCCACGGTTCTGCCGCAGCTGGTGCGCAACGTCATGGATCAGGCCAGGCAGCTGGCCGGGCATTTTCTCTCTCTGGACATGCGCGATGAGCGCGCCTACCAGCTGCACCGCACAGCCCTGTGGAGCACCCTGCTGCACCTGCCGCCCGCCGACAACGCGGGGCTCACCCAGATGCCCTGCGGCGTGCCCAGGGAAAAGGCCCAGGCTTACGCCTCGGCCATTGAGAACAAACAGTTTGAAAATGCGCTGCCCCGGTTGGAGCGCTCCGCCGCCAAGACCCCGTACTGGCTGGAAGGCCATTACATGGTGGCCCGCTGTCTGGAGGCTCTCAAGGCCACGGCCGCGCACAACTGCGTCAAAAACGCGCTGGCCCAGCTCCTGGGGCGTTTTCCCGAGCTGCTGACTTACAAGTTCAAGGACGGAGAACCCTTTGCCCCGGCCAGAATCGTGCCCTGGCTGGAGGCCCTGCAACAGGGGCAGCCCTCGGGCCAGCCCCAGGTGCCGCCGCCGGGCCGCGCGCCCGCCGCTGAAAACGGCGAAGAGGAAGCGCGCCTGCAAGAGGCCATCGCCCTCTGTATCGAGGAAGATTTTCATGCCGGGTTGCGCCATCTGGGCAACGTCCCGGCGGGGCGCAACCGCTCCACCATATTGCATGGCCTGCTGCAGGCCCGCTACTGCCTGGCCGCGGGCAAGAAATCCGCTGCCCAGCGCCTGTTGCAGGCCCTGTACGGGCAATTGGAACAATGGGATCTGCTGGATTGGGAACCGGAACTCTCCGCGCGGATCATTACCCTGCTGCTTACGGCCCAGACCAAGCCGGGCGGCCCGGAAACCGAGGAAATGAGCCGCCGTCTGCACTGGCTCAGTCTGGATACCGCCGTCGGCGTGTTGCAGGAAGCATAA
- a CDS encoding DUF4123 domain-containing protein yields the protein MKQALILAQGTTVELESPYLRLIPEEELDIFIQETASSECRIDTLLCANVSARLRESFYNSTNDIQYNALFTNTSYESLIQKSPLFFEIEKRNPFWGELKSSNERWGLFSLGCPDVEQGLAHWRSLLNALLPDDTITHFRFYSSNVLLQMINASTPQETAWLLGPYAYLIIPVPFSLETSWALVSNPDLERLSMVELAMEYEPRQEIWWQVSQKHLDAFQQVLETIYRRNLLVWLWEEQSDHMRSLYGDGVELKIFIDDMIGKIRNWGFATHEQQSRCLAALLPVIAAKAPAEEERRILSVAEKDPDAALRQLESLALRRKPA from the coding sequence ATGAAGCAAGCCCTTATCCTTGCCCAAGGCACAACAGTAGAGCTTGAATCACCGTATCTGCGTTTGATTCCTGAAGAAGAACTGGACATTTTTATACAAGAAACAGCCTCGAGCGAATGTCGAATTGATACCCTCTTATGCGCAAATGTTTCTGCAAGGCTGCGCGAATCTTTTTATAATAGCACAAATGATATTCAGTATAACGCATTATTCACCAATACATCCTATGAAAGTCTTATACAAAAATCACCTCTATTTTTTGAAATAGAGAAAAGAAATCCTTTTTGGGGAGAACTGAAATCTTCCAATGAAAGGTGGGGCCTTTTTTCTCTAGGTTGTCCAGACGTTGAACAGGGGCTTGCCCACTGGCGCAGCCTCCTTAACGCATTGCTTCCAGATGATACCATAACACATTTCAGATTTTATAGCAGTAACGTGCTGCTGCAAATGATCAATGCCTCAACGCCGCAGGAAACGGCATGGCTGTTGGGGCCATATGCCTATCTGATTATTCCGGTGCCTTTCTCTCTGGAAACCTCGTGGGCGCTTGTCAGCAACCCTGATCTGGAACGGCTTTCCATGGTGGAGCTGGCTATGGAGTATGAGCCCAGGCAGGAGATTTGGTGGCAGGTATCCCAAAAGCATCTTGATGCATTTCAGCAGGTGCTCGAAACCATTTACCGCCGCAATCTTCTTGTCTGGCTGTGGGAGGAACAGAGCGATCATATGCGCTCACTGTATGGCGACGGCGTGGAGTTAAAAATTTTTATTGATGACATGATTGGAAAAATACGGAACTGGGGCTTTGCCACCCATGAACAGCAAAGCCGCTGCCTGGCCGCCCTGCTGCCTGTCATTGCCGCCAAGGCTCCTGCGGAAGAGGAGCGTCGCATCCTTTCCGTTGCGGAAAAAGACCCTGACGCGGCCCTGCGCCAGCTTGAAAGCCTGGCGCTACGAAGGAAACCCGCATGA
- a CDS encoding type VI secretion system Vgr family protein, giving the protein MTQTPAANASWFNFTAQSGDFGVYAFSGFEEACKPYEFGIELVSRSANVDLTALLGTPACLSIADRSGGERLVHGLIREMEQLHTANRFTHYRCSLVPRLWFLGQIRDHRIFQNLSVVEIIQQILKEQGFTADGSSFKLSYSYEPREYCVQYGETDLHFITRLCEEEGIYFYFEHNRDSHCLCFCDREGGPKIPGQSDLRFFPGSGQRSDTAVINRLTLHEQVNSNAAAYREWNFRKPRLDLEVRDKEEDKQAAPAPPGMLLEQYAYPHLYQLRQPGERYVKLRMLRQLTFRQWIGCSSDVARFLPSYTFSMHDHPREALNAGWWVVSVRHEGQQPGVLEHEAPDGRGLHYASRVTAIPEMTRFIPALEHPKNRIIGEQSAIVTGPEGEEIYPDEYGRVKVQFHWDREGQHNENTTCWIRVSQGWAGSKYGIMAIPRIGHEVVVSFLEGDPDRPLITGRVYHELNMPPYELPAHKTRTVFKSMSTPGKENEERGFNELRIEDKKGQEEIYLHAEKDVNIHVKNDWKEHILHDQHRTVDNFTYTLTKGETHETLKQPRKTELFANDNLTVHADSHTKVDGKWLGKAGVEIHLHAGEKMVLEAGTEMTLKAGGSWIKLDPSGVRMGGSRINLGGGGGPGSGTPAAPLLPEASIPTDPGTCPTCMAALEAAEQQDAPFSGSCASARES; this is encoded by the coding sequence ATGACCCAGACGCCTGCCGCCAACGCCTCCTGGTTCAACTTCACCGCCCAGAGCGGTGACTTCGGCGTGTACGCTTTCTCGGGCTTTGAGGAGGCCTGCAAGCCGTATGAGTTCGGCATTGAGCTGGTCAGCCGCTCGGCCAACGTGGACCTTACGGCCCTGCTGGGCACCCCGGCCTGCCTTTCCATTGCCGACCGCAGCGGCGGCGAACGCTTGGTCCACGGCCTGATCCGGGAGATGGAGCAGCTCCACACCGCCAACCGCTTCACCCACTACCGTTGCTCCCTGGTGCCGCGCCTCTGGTTTCTGGGCCAGATCCGCGACCACCGCATCTTCCAGAATCTCTCGGTGGTGGAAATCATCCAGCAAATCCTCAAGGAGCAGGGCTTCACGGCCGACGGCTCATCCTTCAAGCTCTCCTACAGCTATGAGCCGCGCGAGTATTGCGTGCAGTATGGCGAAACGGACCTGCACTTCATTACCCGCCTGTGCGAGGAAGAAGGCATTTATTTTTACTTTGAGCACAACCGGGACAGCCACTGCCTCTGCTTCTGCGACCGCGAGGGCGGCCCCAAAATCCCCGGCCAGAGCGATCTGCGCTTTTTCCCAGGTTCGGGCCAGCGCTCGGATACGGCGGTCATCAACCGCCTGACCCTGCACGAACAGGTCAACAGCAATGCCGCCGCCTACCGCGAATGGAACTTCCGGAAGCCCCGCCTGGACCTGGAAGTGCGCGACAAGGAAGAGGACAAGCAGGCCGCCCCGGCCCCGCCCGGTATGCTGCTGGAACAGTATGCCTACCCGCATCTCTATCAGTTGCGGCAGCCCGGCGAGCGTTACGTCAAGCTGCGGATGCTGCGCCAGCTGACCTTCCGGCAGTGGATCGGATGTTCCTCGGACGTGGCCCGCTTTCTGCCCAGCTATACCTTCAGCATGCACGATCACCCGCGCGAGGCCCTCAACGCGGGCTGGTGGGTGGTTTCCGTGCGTCACGAGGGGCAGCAGCCCGGCGTGCTGGAGCACGAGGCCCCGGACGGGCGCGGTCTGCACTATGCCTCGCGGGTCACGGCCATTCCGGAGATGACCCGCTTCATTCCGGCCCTGGAACATCCCAAAAACCGCATCATCGGTGAACAGTCGGCCATTGTCACCGGCCCGGAAGGCGAGGAAATCTACCCGGACGAATACGGCCGCGTGAAGGTGCAGTTCCATTGGGACCGCGAAGGCCAGCACAATGAAAATACCACCTGCTGGATCCGGGTTTCCCAAGGCTGGGCGGGCAGCAAATACGGCATCATGGCTATCCCGCGCATCGGCCACGAGGTCGTGGTCTCTTTCCTGGAAGGCGACCCGGACCGCCCGCTGATCACGGGCCGCGTCTACCATGAGCTGAACATGCCGCCCTATGAGCTGCCCGCGCACAAGACGCGCACGGTGTTCAAATCCATGAGCACGCCGGGCAAGGAAAACGAGGAACGCGGCTTCAACGAACTGCGCATTGAAGACAAGAAGGGCCAGGAAGAAATTTATCTCCATGCGGAAAAGGATGTGAACATCCACGTCAAGAACGACTGGAAAGAGCATATCCTGCACGACCAACACCGTACCGTGGACAACTTCACCTACACCCTGACCAAGGGCGAGACGCACGAAACCCTCAAACAGCCGCGCAAGACCGAACTTTTCGCCAATGACAATCTGACGGTGCACGCGGACAGCCACACCAAGGTGGACGGCAAGTGGCTGGGCAAGGCCGGGGTGGAAATCCACCTGCACGCGGGCGAAAAAATGGTGCTGGAAGCCGGTACGGAAATGACGCTGAAGGCGGGCGGCAGCTGGATCAAGCTGGACCCCTCCGGCGTGCGTATGGGCGGAAGCCGGATAAATCTGGGCGGCGGGGGCGGACCGGGCAGCGGTACGCCCGCTGCTCCATTATTGCCGGAAGCGAGTATCCCCACTGATCCGGGGACATGCCCTACCTGCATGGCGGCTCTTGAAGCTGCGGAACAACAGGATGCACCGTTCAGTGGTTCCTGCGCAAGTGCGAGGGAGAGCTGA
- the tssB gene encoding type VI secretion system contractile sheath small subunit, with protein MARKESSVAPKERINVTFKPATGGAVEEIELPMKVMVMGDFLQRHDPRSLLDRKPVSINKNNFADVMANQKLTLEIAVPNMLQDGDEERDIPVKLDFNSMRDFEPGNILDQIPETQKLMQIRDALVSLKGPMGNIPSFRKSFEEIVKDPRQREEIRRELVEAGVDLSLAPPKRAKGAGNKPQAPEKAEEPKA; from the coding sequence ATGGCCAGGAAAGAATCGTCCGTCGCACCCAAAGAGCGCATCAACGTCACCTTCAAACCGGCTACCGGCGGGGCGGTGGAAGAAATCGAGCTGCCCATGAAGGTCATGGTGATGGGCGACTTTTTGCAGCGCCATGACCCCAGAAGTCTTCTGGACCGCAAGCCTGTTTCCATCAACAAAAACAACTTCGCGGACGTGATGGCCAACCAGAAGCTCACCCTTGAAATCGCCGTGCCCAACATGCTGCAGGACGGCGACGAAGAGCGCGACATCCCCGTGAAGCTGGATTTCAACTCCATGCGCGATTTCGAGCCCGGCAACATCCTGGACCAGATTCCGGAAACGCAAAAGCTGATGCAGATCCGCGACGCCCTGGTTTCCCTCAAGGGCCCCATGGGCAATATCCCCAGCTTCCGCAAATCGTTCGAGGAAATCGTCAAAGATCCGCGCCAGCGTGAGGAAATCCGCCGCGAGCTGGTCGAGGCCGGGGTGGACCTTTCCCTGGCGCCGCCCAAACGCGCCAAGGGCGCGGGCAACAAGCCCCAGGCCCCCGAAAAGGCGGAGGAGCCCAAGGCCTGA